The genomic segment AAAGAAAGGGACTAATCCCCCCGCATCCCGATAATTATCGGGATTAAGCGGGGCTTTCGGGATGTAGTTCGGCATTACCATTCTACAAACTAATCCGCCACAGGCGGAGAACTATTATAGGTTAAGAATTGGTATAAGAAAATTGAAAAGAAGTTAGTGAAAACAAAAACAGATGGCTGTCGTTAATTATCGTGTGCTTACTTATCAAACTTATATCCGACACCTTTTACGGTGCCAATATAATCATCGCCAAGTTTTTCACGAATTTTGCGAACATGCACATCAATGGTGCGGTCAATAACCAGTACATCATCGCCCCATATTTTTTCCAAAATAGTTTCGCGGTTGAATACTTTCCCTGGCTTGGACGCTAATAGATATAATAGTTCGAATTCTTTGCGTGCCAATTGGATTTTTTCGAGACCACGAAATACCATAAACTGTTCGCGGTCTATTAATATATCTCCAACTGTAAGCGTTTCCGATTCTTTAAGCGTGCTTTTGCGGCGAAGAATGGCTTTAAGTCTGCTTAGTAGCAACCGTGGTTTGATAGGTTTGGCCACATAGTCATCAGCACCGGCATTGAATCCACTAATCTCAGAATACTCTTCGCTACGGGCTGTTAGGAATACGATGAAATTTCCTTTCATTTCGGGAAGTTCACGCAGTTGAATGCAGGTTTCAATTCCATCTTGAATAGGCATCATCACATCTAACAGTACTAAATCGGGATTAAATACTTTGGCTTTCTCCACAGCTTCTTTGCCATTGGCAGCTGTTTCCACTCTATAGCCATCTTTAATGAGATTGTATGAAATAAATTCAACAATGTCTGGTTCATCATCTACCACCAATATTTTATGGCTTGTATTATTACTCATATTATTATTTTGTTGCTGCAATATTATTATAATAATTTGACTAGCGTGTTACGTGTGAGTTACGTGTGAGTTACGTTTGTGTTATGCGTTAAAAAAGCTTGTCCAAGAGCAGATTTTCACTAGCTAAAAAGGCGAGCCTCGGTATTAGAGAGTATATAATACACCTCTGCAAACTTACAATAATTTCGTCAAGATTTTTTTTTAAATATTGAAGTCCTGTTCATATTTTCATAATCAACTAATAACGCTATGATAACCCCATGCCAATAGTGTGATAACGCTATGATAATTATTTTGCAGCACCAAATAAGGCAAATAAAAAAACACAAAAACATAATTTATCAAAATGAAAAAACGCAAATTACTTACGCTTGCTACAATCCTGTGCATGGGATTATCGGCACTTGTTACCAATGCACAAATTACTGTTGTTACTATACAAGATAGTATAAGCACCGACACCAAATGGGCCTGCGATAAACAATACCTGCTAAAAGGGTATATATATGTAACGGCAGGAGCTACTCTCACAATAGACCCTGGTACTATTATTAAAGGCGATAAAAACAGTAAAGGCACTTTAATTATTGAACGTGGTGCTAAAATTATGGCTGCAGGTACACTTGCAAATCCAATTGTTTTTACCAGTAATCAAGCGGCAGGCAACCGCAGTTATGGTGATTGGGGTGGTTTAGTTATTTGTGGAAGTGCACCTACCAATTGGA from the Bacteroidota bacterium genome contains:
- a CDS encoding response regulator transcription factor; this translates as MSNNTSHKILVVDDEPDIVEFISYNLIKDGYRVETAANGKEAVEKAKVFNPDLVLLDVMMPIQDGIETCIQLRELPEMKGNFIVFLTARSEEYSEISGFNAGADDYVAKPIKPRLLLSRLKAILRRKSTLKESETLTVGDILIDREQFMVFRGLEKIQLARKEFELLYLLASKPGKVFNRETILEKIWGDDVLVIDRTIDVHVRKIREKLGDDYIGTVKGVGYKFDK